ttttactatagggcacacatcaacaccatcatctgttatgcataacttgctggtgtcacccattttggagcttaggagcattaatattgcagtgaaagcagtcatttgtgaccagggcagttcaaatgtaagtctcgctaaccaactaagagtgactgtagcaaagcctttttttgaagttaatggtgagcgggtatttttgatgttccgcatttatttaaaacaacgcgcaataatatccaagcacacaagttatacattggggatgacatcgttaactggtcgcacattgtaagcctttaccaatcctcacatgagttgcggttgcgattggctccaaagttgactgaacggcacgttcatcagaaacctttttctaatatgaaggtcagcagagcaactcaggtcctcagtgcatcagtttcgattgctatcacggcaatggtgtatgcgaaggtgctgcctgcctcggccatcactacagctcaattttgtgatcgtatggacaggattttcgatgccttgaacagctcgagtaaaaaaagaacttcgcaaaagctgcggcatgcaatcatgaaaaatgattcagagctgattgacttcctccgaggccagcttccctggattgcatcatggcagtttgttggcagacgtcaaccacaaaccatcgtaggttggcaaattacaattcaggcaatttgtcaactatgggatgacctctccaaaaattacaattttgaatacctgttaacacgcaggcttcaacaggatcctctggagaacatatttggccacattaggcagaaacagggttgcaacaccaaccccaatgtagcacaatttatttgtggcctgaagcacatctgcataagaaaactcttcaagctgtcagaatacggaaatgtcgaggatgatgaatgtgaccttctccaagagcagctctcgccattctccctcaccagtgcgtctcttgtggataatgaggagtgtgcacagccacagcctgacgactttcccgctctagacgatctctctgaacttgcgacaaacattcactcccatattatcgatgactccgctgcatattatgtagctggttttctcatcaaacacttccttcggaatgcatgtgacggttgcagttgcccacagttactgaaagacgacagtgagacgcttaagggtacccaccagtatttcacaatgctcaaagcataccacgtccccagcaaactttttgggaatctcactgtgccatcagaagcagcttttgcatacgtacaacaacttgaatctcactttcttgccataattgaggccactgcacatcacctgaaagtgtgcgatgttttgtatcaccatctgtcaagtgttggcgattttcatttctgctctgctgggtgtcgcgctaagtttctgaaaatgttttgccgggttcgtttatgttggcatgtgcgttttgtgaaccgaaacttagacagggttaggttccagtcttcaatctcgggcatacagcttgacaagttcaaaggttagcaattagcggcgggtttacactaaagtattcgagttgagccgaatcctgcaatagctttgttatgttattacttcgttacagcagacttcattatggtcttatatgcttatattcaattcaactggactaaccactccttcgttgcattcattgttttggttacccgctatgaggagtacgaacactgtgtattcgctcgaagtgatttgcataaccttaaaaagaatgttgggtatcctgtctgtattttttgtagcaaatacgggcgaactgtacactttactgtgggtcgcttggtcactgtgtatgctttatctctccagctcaagtaatatatcgataacaaaaccgcttgttgaaatgtcttcgagtgggtaaggaacacagtatgaagtgggtacggttcacgttatcacgtttatcgtattttagcttctcatcagcctcctcatctcgcccatcaaattTTCAAacgaatacccaaacttgtagcgtttgatggggctgcggacgctgccatcttatttttatatagcttgtgagtgataacgtacgatgtagagcctttgtgaaaaataatgagccaaagtggttttcTTGTGCTATTTAtgagccctgtaataccgctctcgtagcaccaattaatgTCCACAATTccggataagtgatgactacaatctattttagttCGCAAGcatcacagcaacacccagacgcaaatcacttgggatcttaagtttgtgatgaaggcgacgcataagaagggccacaagacctgccagtgttgtagcataaagtttgtctttcacgtagtgagcaagctgcaaagccctacctttctgaggacaagcaggcatcaagtctgctttttttcattttggactagctgttcttaagcacagccagcacactgcacctttgcctttctgctatattgtgtcgtgtggtttctgtgcgctctttttttctatgcattatttcggttaagcccaggcgtgattcgcgacttcattgctgtgtatatgtcacttcttccttcttcatcagcattgtgcgctgtgtttttgccatagatccttacttacccactggcccgatgtgtcatacttcaccagcttctcggcttctgccaactctagcgatgtgtgcgttgtctgtgttctctatgtatatgttacaatatttgttacaatttatttgtaaggcgagatgcatttgttgtctacctttgtcatactgtgctttttatattctcatactctaccttgcctttgaataaaacattgcggatgctctgtttctttgactgatatatacattgatcacttgttccaaaagaaaaacacaagcgcgatgaataaaaccgtagtgaattatcattacctgcatctctttttattataacttaatcaaaataaaaattacgtcacgaccgattcgcacgaaccactgaacaaaacaaaacagaatcgcTAAATCagaacgacctacaaaaactatccatttgggcgatgaataggggtctgaaatcatgaactttcgtcatagccaaacgtcggttatgcaaagtaattcaaaatttgcgccagtgaaaccgaaaccggaagcgcacgccacttgctctcatcaaccactaggtgtgcaagagtcgattgggccgctggggtctatgggagtgtccactcttcacctttttttatttctctatggccgtactgtcataaacaccatctacccagcgacaagcccatgcatgactgacggcgagaagctttcgtcgctttcgtcaacgtcggctgcgtcggcgttttcaagcgtgagataacaggtgaggcacgttttcaagcgaagcttgttgaatgacatgttgttggtcttgttgggtcattttttcagaaaacggttacgcctgcgcgaaaaagacaccatgcaacaaacatagaaagatgcacacacacacgttgcgcttcgtgtgtgcgagtttgtttcttacgtggcgtctcattcacgcagttgtaacctttttctgaagcttgtaaggactgggaggttcgctaaaaagaaagtttgtggctctatgcggcggttagacgggaacattgtgcaacgtatgcagtatagcaaaggcggcacggcgtcaagccgaggcgacgcgtgctgcgtctgccacggacgcgagcgtctgtgcgctgagcatagctgggcagctaggtcataggctcggtggctcggtgcaagaTATTGAGaatcgttcgctgggcctcgcctgcttcacgacgcgtttcccgaaggctcggaacacgaataattcttggtgtgccggaggcaaatctggactagccaagtggccatcatcttcgtttcttcgctagccttgtgccactagtgcaagctgcccacaaattttttttacGTTTCCAATATGATTTTACCGcagaaatttcaactacgatttttcttcccaatgtactgctgatactgcgtacgcacgaaggtgttctaagtagtagtagtagtacaaaactttattatatacataatccagacaggcttgaactccattgccccgaagaatatacgtggtggagagcgaagtctgtccggcagggtggtgcccctattccagggccccactggcgcgagccatccgttcagctctttggatcagtcgcagctgatccactagggctgggctagacagcagcgcctcccattcctcccacgtgccagtggtgtcgtgctcttcgtcgtgctctgcacactcccacgtgatgtgaaagagtgttggggtggctccgcaccacgggcacatatctctgtacgccgtggggtagatcaggtgaagagtgtgcagattGATGTAAGTGTTCGtctgtatttttcttagcgctgttgcctccgcagcgctgagcttgctgtgaggacgtggatacagctgcctattttctctgTAATACTTTAAGATTGTTGCGAAGCTAGGGTCCAGGGGTGTAGGGTCATCACTTGCATCggcttgagtggctcggtgatttgtgaagcctcgagccgcctcatccgcgcgcaggttccctgtcacaccctcgtgccccggtgcccaagtcacagcctgtacgtatttcactgtggggtcccatcctgttccaaccaatatacggagcgcttgtgctccaattttgccctttagatagtttctgcaagctttttgcgaatctgaaatgattgttaatggagcgtttcgcgtccatccctgttttattgcgagtgctatggcaacttcttctgcttgtgctgtcgacgcctgatctattgaagcgcaggctgtaattttccctctatggtcggtggctacacacacatatctctttgcattggtctgataaggcgcggcgtcagtgaatctggccgtgttcaaaaatcttgtctttttgtctatgtagtcagcccttgcctttcttcttccagcatgcagagtaggatccatgttgcttggtattggcaatacggtgtaccattttctgaattcgcttggtacttctttagtttcttggtgtttttgtaataaagtatcgcgccctagttttgttaggactgctctgcccgttggggtctggagaaggcgattttcttgcgctagtaactgggcctcggataattcttcaattgtgttatgaagaccaagcgccagcagcttgtcgtttgaagtattccgcggtaatctcagggctgtcttgtaggccattctaattatttggtttgctttttccttctcttccctgttcataatttgatatggaagcgagtatgtaatgcgactgatgacgaggcttttgaccaattttagggtatcttgttctctcatgcctttatggttgtttgttattcgcgagatcatgcgtgagatctgctgtactgatgttttgagttgatttagtgtgtgcagacatctctgattagcttgaagccacattcctagtatgcgtacagtatctttctccggaatgacatttccgtcgagcttgacttccagctttagattcgggtcgatcctccgtgcttttctcttcgtgaagcgaatgagctctgacttttcagctgagcactgaagaccccgtatccttgcgtactcttctatggtgttagctgcctgttgtaacctatcttctttctctgctaggctgcctgtggttgtccataccgtaatatcgtctgcatatatcgcatgttgtagaccggcaatatctttgagttttcctgcaaggcctgtcatggcgacattgaaaagtgtcggtgaaatgaccgctccttggggtgttcctttatttggaggtttaatgatgtcggattcgtaatctcccagcttgattgttgcagtcctgttactaagaaaacttttgacgtagtcgaacattcgttctccacagttagcttcctccagaccttctagtattgctttgtgactgatgttatcaaaggctcccttcatatcaactgccataacgacgttttccccaaccttagagatgtccattaatacttgttcttttaaaagtagtagaacatcttgcgtagaaaggtgtgagcgaaagccaaacatagtttcgggcatgaggttgttcttctcgagatggttgaggagcctggtgttcaccagtttttcaaagatttttcctaagcaggacgtgagcgagataggtctcatgttctcaatggcaagtttttttcctggtttaggcaccatgaccacaatcgcatgtttccattctggtgggacagttccagccagccaatgtttgtttatgtatttagtgAGAGCTTCAATAGCTTCGTCATTTAGGTTCCTGATCATACCATTGGTGATTTTATCTGCACCCGCGGCTGTGTTCTTCTTGTTACTAAATATGGCTGCCCTTATCTCAGAGTCCGTAAAAGGCTTGTCTAAATCAGGTTGCGGTGATCCTTTATACCTTCCTTGATATGAAGGCGTCACTCCGTCTTCCCCAAAGCAttttttatgcatggcttgaatgaggtcctcttttgtacctgggtataagtgcagcaatcgttcaacggctttactgttttcattttttgtcttcgtggggtctatcatggctttcagtatgttccatgttttggccgtactcagcgttccattgagtgaatcacagaaattggcccaattagttgcagctagttgattggcgtaatcctctgcgcgctgggtgatatctttgattttttctttcaattcacggttacgtttctgtcttttccatcttttcgtaaggcttcttcttgcttcccaaagatgtagtaggtgtgagtctacctcaggggcattgcttgatcgcattatttctttactgtacctttctttttgacgccttatttcgtcacaccaatcactcaagtttgttatatctgaggcAGTCAACCTTTGTTCCAGTGATTTTCTGAACGCATGCCAATTAGTTATTTTGGCAACACAAATCTTTTTACGTATCTGATCTGTGTGTATAGTGGTGCAtaatatgtaatgatcactgcctagattttctagagtgttgtgccattccacctcttgacaatttttgcacatagttagatccggtgtcgtgtctctggagttactgtttcctagtcttgttggcattgctggatccgtcaggagtgtcatacctgtaatttcaatttgctgggctatgtttctgcccttggcatcctgagtgaggtatccccagcttgggtcttttgcattgaagtcccccaccactatgagcgtgttctgcttcgctagttttgctgaatcttcaaatagtttgtcgaaagttgcctttctttgtcgaggtgggctataaatgttcaggatgaaaatgcttttctttttcttctctttatataGGATTTCCGTAATGACATGTGGGATTTCGATTCCTTCTATTGGTTTATGCTGTATAACGGTTATGGATTTGTGGACTAATGTCGCCACTCTCCATTCGTTGTTATTATTCACAGCTTCACCATGAGTGTCATAACTCTGCATGCTTGGCCTTATTCCTACTCTTGGAGAGCTATCACAGCAGGTGGCCTCGGctgcatggccaccagctgtgaaagctgttccttttttcgtcggaatccccggcagttccactgccatatgtcaCACTCTTCCGTAGTTTTTCTTAGTCGCTTATGCATTGTCAGTCTCTTCTTGTGTCATATTAAGTAGGCCCGGCCTGTTGTATGCCTTATCTGCCTTTTCCCTTATGTGGCTGCCATTGGTATGCTTTCTCAACGCCTTCGTGACTTCTATCTGTTGCgcttgaatttttctttccaacacgTCGAGTTTTCTGTCTACCTGCCCCATGACCTGTTCAACGATGGAGGGAACTATTTCTTTTACGGCTTCTTTCAGAATAGCTATCGTCACCACAGTGTCGCCGTTCAATATTGATAcgctttgttgctgttgctgcccTGCCAAGGAAGATTGAGTGGGTTTCTCTtgtggttgttgctgctgctgtttttgtTGGCTTCTAAGTTGCCTATTTTCTCTTTCTAAATCCCCCATTCTTACACGCATTAACTCTAGCTCTCGCTCGAGTCGCGCgagctgtgtgtgtgttgattgcgCTTGGTTTGGAGGAGGTTGGGAGGCTGCCGCTGCCCAGCTTACCCTTAatttctggtggtggtggtggtggtgctgctgctgttgttgttgttgttgctgctgctgctgctgctgctgctgctgctgctgctgctgctgctgttgttgttgttgctgctgctgctgctgctgtggctgctgctgttggtggtggtgctgctgctgttgctgcgatgtcttcttgagcttcttgttcttgttcgtcTTGTTTTCTTCTTGCCGATTGCCTTTGGGGCTGAAGTGGTCTCGGGAATTTGATCTGGACCTTGATCTCGAGCGGGAACTGGATCGAGATCCGGAGCGTGATCCCGCGTCGGATCCCTCCGTTAAATCCATATCCTGCCTTTCGgtgctgaaccaccgacgcttcAGTATTCCTGGAGATCGTTGTCCATTTTCGTGTCTAAGCTGTTGTACCTGTTCTTCGTTGGGGGACTTTCTTAAGCCTTTTAGTGCATTCTTTTGCCGCCGTTGGATGATCCCCGCCACATAGTGCACACTTGGGAACGCACTCGTGGTtgtttggagggtctttaagccTGCAGCCGCCACACACATTCACAGTGGGTGTTGGACAGACGTCCGTCCTGTGGCCTTGGCTTTTACACAGTTTACAGTATTGTCTTGTGGGTTGGTATGGTAGACATGGCATCTCACCACCAAAGTAATACACAAAACGCGGCACTATGGGTCCATCAAATGTTATCATTGCCGTCTCAGATTTTCCCAACATGCGTGCTTGCACGATTGTGACGCCCTGTGTGCGTACTCTAAGGTTGTTGAGAAGTTCTTCTTCCGGTGTTTCACGTTCCAGTCCGTGCACAACTCCCTTGAGAAACCCCTCGGGTGTAGAAATGTAGGTATTCACGAGATGTCTGGTGTTCTAGGGGTCGAGCGCCTTGATTTTCAAAATTTGCTCGGCGACGTGCTCGTGCGGAGTACTTGCAATGATAATGTTGGATCCATTCCGTAGGCGCAGCAGGAATTTGTCACCTCTGCCTATTTCCGCGTCTCCACATGCACGTGCAATCGCTCGTGCCACTTCATATGTTTTTAAGTCTCTCACCACGAGCCCTGGTTTGGGTCGtataataattttcatgtcattCTTGGGTAGAGGCGTCGCACGTGAGCGTCGGCGGCCTCTCATGGCACCCGACGCGTCGCGTCTACTCCCGTGCGCCCGCTCAGGCGTTCCGTAACTGCCACCCGCGTTCCTCTCGCTGTCTCTGAAGCTGCTGTCTGCCAGAGACGCTAAGTCATTAGTTGTTCTTTTTGTAAGCTTTAATGAAGTTTGCTGAAAATCACCAACTTGCATGGGATCTTCCATGGCCCGCGCTTGCTTCCTTAGTCTCTTGCGTTCGCGTAATGAAAGAGCAAGCTGCCACTGACCGTCTTTCGCCTCGTCGTCAGCTTCCTTTGATGCTTCATGGTGTTCGCTCGCGTCGCCGCTGGCTGACTCCACTTGTATCGCCTCGTCAGACGATGGGGAGTATTTGACGAAATCTTCTGCAGAGCCCAGTTCTGTGCTCAAATCTTGATCGTCCGTGTCCATGGCTTCCTTTGCCGTTACCTGGTCGTCGTCCGTTGTGTTATTGGCTGCTGCATTGGCACGCCCAAGAGAGTTGCTGGTAGTCGATGCACTGCTCCCCGGTCCGCCGCTAGTCCTAGCCTGGTGGCCGGGCATGCCAGGCCCTTGGTCACTTCAGAAGGGAAGAAATCGGTGTCGTTGTCCCGATAACTTGGTGTCAAAATGATCACGTCATACTTCCAGACACACTCTGCGTTTGCTTTAAAGAAGCCACGAAGTTTAACGCAAAAACAGGCAAAATTTTGAGGAGCCGAGACGAACGCGTCCGATCCGctcgacgccacctagcgtcatccaaggtgttctaaagtttccaggccgcgataccattgcattacaagggatagcggcctggaaacttctaaAGATGTTCgttcgtggtcttgacgtatatctttgtaagtaagagttttatgggtcagagatgtatcactggttttgtattgtgcatagattagctaatcattcaaaggggtttgctggtacacgtatgacgtgcacatatctttttcgtaatttgacagcgaagcatccactcactaacattttcagaccgcgctgatgccatgccgtccggcggtccaagctacggcagctatcGTGGTCcaagctactgctgtgtatcgtggtgcttcaacaatggcagaacccacaagaagcctgggacgagtttcttccgcataccacggtacggcaggtgtgttaaagctttcgtatggtttgcatgtctgtaggcttactgttcgtacttgctaagtgagggtaacaataaaaaatcactattcaagcacttcccctttcagatgatagttcattgccaatgcaggatgaaagcatgaatgcagtatgctggacgcgatgatctcctgagtaagccggccagcctattgtacgcaacgtacagggtttgtagcgaccattttactgctcaaagtttcatggaccctgggcacacaaggcttacaagaatggctgttcccagtgtgcaaccagctgcaccatgtaagtgattgactgaaactcaaatatgtgcaatagcagccacttgtattgaatcagtggcgacagttaacggtgaagatctttgtagccgatggagaaacctcactacagaagtaacacttggaaagtcttaaattctgtgaattgtgggctattaccttcctaacagcagctttacatttctgtcatgttttgatgctctggacctgcgcaacttgttttgaaagactttaaagggctatttcacgttatcttcaagcctgagtgcacatgtacgtatacctttcatcagtgaaagctgccactgttgataattccaaaaatcacaaattacttgtttcctagttggtgccgtctcttttcttccacgttcgaccaatttatgcgtttgaaagagctgtttaagtttccccatgctacaagctttgtaacttgtaccaactgcacatatatgcaggttctctgagcgtcgcttcaagtagtgactgtgacatggctgcagaagctgcactgcaaggtgcggatgagcttcagtttgtgttattttaagcctcttactgacacattctcgtaatttcatttctttaggacctgcggtagaggcttcaaaaagcggctcccacacattgaggtgccccgatgaacagggtgcgttcagtgtcgcgatttctttttttttacccaaattgactgttgaccaaacctctgcaggtggcagctcccttgtagctggtgaaagaatttctgctgatttcgtcttgccggagaaaaccttaaccagtcgttcagctgtcacaaaaggaacctgtgtggccggtaagttgtatgttcacttcaacaccagagtggattgatatagagacttccgcaggccgctcgcaagattgttccgacagcactgtccgaggcactgaacaagcttcacaagaccctccagaagacgtctccgccaacagctgtacgcctgagtgccttagagataatggtgactatgcttttattgcagcagtttttattgtgctattttatgtttaggacattctgaggaaactatcctcaaaaggacaatacgtgtgcacttacaaaatgtaagggtgggctctcagtgattttcatttttttgtgcattgtcaacattgtgaatggtttgtttttaggtagtggaatcgaaaactttgtaccacagaaagttgtgcaccttgggtctgaaagagcgaggaaagtgctcgtatgggattagttgttcttcgcttttacatcaatttttttgtttattgcagtgcgttcctgtgtgccagcgacaatgtctccatcaatgaagtacaagcaaaccattaaacatctgcaagccaaagtagcagcacagcggaaaactatcaaaagactgcagagacagcctcaccaagcaccgtcatcgacttcgaaggcccttgaagttatccgaccgcacgtcaccgaggaggtttttaaacttctttctgcacatgttcgcttgaggcccaaacgcaagggcaagcggtttcccgtgtggttcaagaaattcgctcttcacttaaacttccgaggtccgcgagcataccgatttctggctccatatttttctttgccctcccggcgttcattaaggaggtggctagctaatgtaaagatgactccaggcataattccaggaatccttacttccattgcaacaaatactcatgCTTGGagtgaacgggaccgagtgtgcgctttagttttcgacgaaatagcactcaaaaagaatttgtactatgatgcttcaagagacgttgtccagggttttacagatgatggcactcatcgcacttcaaccatcgctgatcgagcactggtttttctgcttgttggtgtttcgagaaagtgggttcaaccggttgcttttactatagggcacacatcaacaccatcatctgttttgcataacttgctggtgtcactcattatgaagcttaggagcattaatattgcagtgaaagcagtcatttgtgaccagggcagttcaaatgtaagtctcgctaaccaactaagagtgactgtagcaaagcctttttttgaagttaatggtgagcggttatattacatttttgatgttccgcatttaattaaaacaacgcgcaataatgtccaagcacacaagttatacattggggatgacatcgttaactggtcgcacattgtaagcttttaccaatcctcacatgagttgcggttgcgattggctccaaagttgactgaacggcacgttcatcagaaaccttttcctaatatgaaggtcagcagagcaactcaggtcctcagtgcatcagtttcgattgctatcacggcaatggtgtatgcgaaggtgctgcctgcctcggccatcactacagctcaattttgtgatcaatttcggacaggattttcgatgccttgaactggtcgagtaaaaaaagaacttcgcaaaagctgcggcatgcaatcatgaaaaatgattcagagctgattgacttcctccgaggcctgcttccctggattgcatcatggcagtttgttggcagacgtcaacaacaaaccatcgtaggttggcaaattacaattcaggca
Above is a window of Rhipicephalus microplus isolate Deutch F79 chromosome 1, USDA_Rmic, whole genome shotgun sequence DNA encoding:
- the LOC142771039 gene encoding uncharacterized protein LOC142771039; the protein is MQYAGRDDLLSKPASLLYATYRVCSDHFTAQSFMDPGHTRLTRMAVPSVQPAAPCSLSVASSSDCDMAAEAALQGPAVEASKSGSHTLRCPDEQGGSSLVAGERISADFVLPEKTLTSRSAVTKGTCVAGRSQDCSDSTVRGTEQASQDPPEDVSANSCTPECLRDNVRSCVPATMSPSMKYKQTIKHLQAKVAAQRKTIKRLQRQPHQAPSSTSKALEVIRPHVTEEVFKLLSAHVRLRPKRKGKRFPVWFKKFALHLNFRGPRAYRFLAPYFSLPSRRSLRRWLANVKMTPGIIPGILTSIATNTHAWSERDRVCALVFDEIALKKNLYYDASRDVVQGFTDDGTHRTSTIADRALVFLLVGVSRKWVQPVAFTIGHTSTPSSVLHNLLVSLIMKLRSINIAVKAVICDQGSSNVSLANQLRVTVAKPFFEVNGERLYYIFDVPHLIKTTRNNVQAHKLYIGDDIVNWSHIVSFYQSSHELRLRLAPKLTERHVHQKPFPNMKSARMSPAALTLARRNRSSKP